The Elaeis guineensis isolate ETL-2024a chromosome 13, EG11, whole genome shotgun sequence genome includes a region encoding these proteins:
- the LOC105060975 gene encoding uncharacterized protein translates to MAKRFRLRLCRVIPSFQSCRSKDDAGVTVTTPSFRLSPVNHKALDIDFPPPPSPAAQAFLRRHPPVVSAACGCRPSRRGGHSSSASDLPLARETPAYLWRKEEKWHVVAYAASGGGGGGNGDDFPSCPRRKIDSDDGGDIFPPAAMARARRREAERRRLRRRAEARRSSRYRARVSTSSADSGWFSSEGDKENDEREGGDYLEEEEEDDETETLVSSTDNSSDNVLRRRRIRRRRRGEVVKCLPSPEGAAAAVLRRLVPCGAAAVVEGKVRESFAVVKRSEDPRADFRRSMAEMVVEKEMYEAGDLEQLLHCFLSLNSRRHHGAIVAAFSDIWDALFPATATPTTAAQGFPKINYK, encoded by the coding sequence ATGGCCAAGCGCTTCCGCCTTCGTCTTTGCCGCGTTATCCCCTCCTTCCAGAGCTGCCGCTCCAAGGATGACGCCGGCGTCACCGTCACCACCCCCTCCTTCCGCCTCTCCCCTGTTAACCACAAGGCCCTCGACATTGACTTCCCCCCGCCGCCGTCTCCCGCTGCGCAGGCGTTCCTCCGCCGCCACCCGCCCGTCGTCTCCGCCGCGTGCGGCTGCCGCCCCTCCCGCCGCGGTGGCCATTCCTCCTCCGCCAGCGACCTCCCACTCGCCCGAGAAACCCCGGCGTACCTTTGGCGGAAGGAGGAGAAGTGGCACGTCGTCGCCTACGccgcctccggcggcggcggtggcggcaATGGTGACGATTTTCCTTCCTGTCCCCGCCGGAAGATCGATTCCGACGACGGCGGGGACATCTTCCCGCCGGCGGCGATGGCGCGGGCGAGGCGGAGGGAGGCGGAGCGCCGCCGACTGCGGCGGCGAGCGGAGGCGAGAAGATCGTCGCGATACCGAGCACGGGTGAGCACCTCATCGGCGGACAGTGGGTGGTTCAGCAGCGAGGGGGACAAGGAGAACGACGAGCGGGAAGGCGGCGATtatttggaggaggaggaggaggacgacgagACGGAGACGTTGGTCTCGTCGACGGACAACTCGTCAGATAACGTGCTTCGGCGGAGAAGGATACGGAGGCGGCGGAGGGGGGAGGTGGTGAAGTGCttaccgtcgccggagggggcgGCAGCGGCGGTGCTTCGGAGGCTGGTGCCATGCGGGGCGGCGGCGGTGGTGGAGGGGAAGGTGAGGGAGAGCTTCGCAGTGGTGAAGCGGTCGGAGGACCCGCGGGCGGACTTCCGGCGGTCGATGGCGGAGATGGTGGTGGAGAAGGAGATGTACGAGGCTGGGGACCTGGAGCAGCTGCTGCACTGCTTCCTGTCGCTCAACTCGCGGCGCCACCACGGGGCCATCGTGGCGGCCTTCTCGGATATCTGGGACGCGCTTTTCCCCGCCACCGCCACTCCCACCACCGCTGCCCAAGGCTtccctaaaattaattataagtaG